From Streptomyces sp. NBC_00775, one genomic window encodes:
- a CDS encoding NADP-dependent oxidoreductase, producing MSSPNAIALTVQQTARPSGFPAPDHFRFAESPVPEPVPGTALVENLYWSVDPYHREMMDGDFELNAPLEGRTLGRVIESRDSALPEGEIVFHRAGWRTHSVVRPAETRRLPHYDGVPLSAYLSVLGGTGLTAYVGLTRIARLREGDDLFVSGAAGGVGTATGRFARLLGAGRLVGSAGSPAKAAYLKEHVGYDEAFDYRSGPVADLLAKAAPDGIDVFVDNVGGGQLGAAIGALRERGRVVRVGTVGQYNIPDAPPVLFNHADVVEKSLRIEGFLVRDYRDVQEELDAFAVPHLLSGRLALDETVVDGFERIVDAFLSMLRGGNTGKMIVRNASL from the coding sequence ATGAGTTCCCCGAACGCCATCGCGCTCACCGTCCAGCAGACCGCCCGCCCGTCCGGCTTCCCGGCCCCGGACCACTTCCGTTTCGCCGAGTCACCCGTGCCCGAGCCCGTCCCCGGCACGGCTCTCGTCGAGAACCTCTACTGGTCCGTCGACCCCTACCACCGCGAAATGATGGACGGCGACTTCGAGTTGAACGCCCCGCTGGAGGGCCGCACCCTCGGCCGCGTGATCGAGTCCCGGGACTCGGCGCTCCCCGAGGGGGAGATCGTCTTCCACCGCGCGGGCTGGCGTACCCACTCCGTCGTACGCCCGGCGGAGACCAGACGCCTCCCGCACTACGACGGCGTACCGCTGTCCGCGTATCTGAGCGTGCTCGGCGGCACCGGTCTGACCGCGTACGTCGGTCTCACGCGGATCGCCCGACTGCGGGAAGGGGACGACCTGTTCGTCTCGGGGGCCGCGGGCGGGGTCGGTACGGCGACCGGACGGTTCGCGCGGCTGCTGGGTGCCGGACGGCTGGTCGGCAGCGCGGGCAGCCCGGCGAAGGCGGCGTATCTGAAGGAACACGTCGGTTACGACGAGGCCTTCGACTATCGCTCGGGGCCCGTGGCCGACCTGCTGGCCAAGGCCGCCCCGGACGGCATCGACGTCTTCGTCGACAATGTCGGCGGCGGCCAGCTCGGCGCAGCCATCGGCGCGTTGCGTGAGCGCGGGCGGGTGGTGCGGGTCGGCACGGTCGGCCAGTACAACATCCCGGACGCGCCGCCGGTCCTCTTCAACCATGCCGACGTCGTGGAGAAGAGCCTGCGGATCGAGGGGTTCCTGGTGCGCGACTACCGTGACGTACAAGAGGAGTTGGACGCGTTCGCCGTACCGCATCTGCTCAGTGGCCGGCTCGCGCTCGACGAGACGGTCGTCGACGGGTTCGAGCGGATCGTGGACGCGTTCCTGTCGATGCTGCGCGGCGGCAACACCGGCAAGATGATCGTCAGGAACGCGTCCCTCTAG
- a CDS encoding GNAT family N-acetyltransferase: MAIRLRTAHTADLAPADLRAVRDLLDDAFDGGFSDEDWDHGLGGIHVLVHDERGLAAHGSVIQRRVLHRGRSLRVGYVEAVGVRADARRTGLGGRVLAELERIVEEAYAFGALSASEDGAGLYAARGWQVWPGRICALGPDGVVRLAEEEGTTFVRPASAGHLDPAHELVFDWRDGDVL; the protein is encoded by the coding sequence ATGGCCATCCGACTGCGTACAGCCCACACGGCGGACCTCGCCCCCGCCGACCTTCGTGCCGTCCGCGACCTCCTGGACGACGCCTTCGACGGGGGCTTCAGTGACGAGGACTGGGACCACGGGCTCGGCGGCATCCATGTGCTCGTGCATGACGAGCGGGGTCTCGCGGCCCACGGTTCGGTGATCCAGCGGCGTGTCCTGCATCGCGGCCGCTCGTTGCGCGTCGGATACGTGGAGGCCGTCGGGGTACGTGCCGACGCGCGCCGTACGGGGCTCGGCGGGCGCGTGCTGGCAGAGCTGGAGCGGATCGTCGAGGAGGCGTACGCGTTCGGGGCGCTCTCCGCGAGCGAGGACGGGGCCGGCCTGTACGCGGCTCGGGGCTGGCAGGTCTGGCCGGGCCGGATCTGCGCGCTCGGCCCCGACGGCGTCGTGCGGCTGGCGGAGGAGGAGGGCACCACGTTCGTGCGCCCCGCCTCGGCCGGTCACCTCGACCCGGCGCACGAACTGGTCTTCGACTGGCGCGACGGTGATGTGCTCTGA
- a CDS encoding alpha/beta fold hydrolase translates to MTTHGIHHRTTTVRGHEIHYREAGPADAPVLLLLHGFPTSSHMFRDLIPLLSDLPHSRLRSSGGTPIRLIAPDHLGFGRSAAPAATAFPYTFDQLAEITGEFTELLGLKEYALYIQDYGAPIGLRLALAHPERVTAVITQNGNAYEEGLGAEAWAPVLALIAGRTPETEAPVREISSPDGIKWQYLHGVADPTLVSPDAYEHDAALMARPGQPEIQLDLISDYGSNFALYPAFQEYFRTSQVPLLAVWGGHDEIFVPAGALAFRRDLPGAEIHLLPTGHFALETHADQIARLMRDFLDRHLTTDHG, encoded by the coding sequence ATGACCACCCACGGGATCCACCACCGCACCACCACCGTCCGCGGCCACGAGATCCACTACCGGGAGGCGGGCCCCGCGGACGCCCCCGTACTGCTCCTGCTGCACGGCTTCCCCACCAGCTCGCACATGTTCCGCGACCTGATCCCCCTGCTCTCCGACCTCCCCCACTCTCGGCTTCGCTCGAGCGGGGGGACCCCCATCCGCCTGATCGCCCCCGACCACCTGGGATTCGGCCGCTCGGCGGCCCCCGCGGCCACCGCGTTCCCGTACACCTTCGACCAACTGGCCGAGATCACCGGCGAGTTCACCGAGCTGCTCGGCCTGAAGGAGTACGCGCTCTACATCCAGGACTACGGCGCCCCGATCGGCCTGCGCCTCGCGCTCGCGCACCCGGAGCGGGTGACGGCGGTCATCACACAGAACGGCAACGCGTACGAGGAGGGGCTGGGCGCCGAGGCCTGGGCACCGGTCCTCGCGCTGATCGCCGGGCGCACGCCCGAGACCGAGGCACCCGTCCGCGAGATCAGCAGCCCCGACGGCATCAAGTGGCAGTACCTGCACGGCGTCGCGGACCCGACGCTCGTCAGCCCCGACGCGTACGAGCACGACGCGGCCCTGATGGCCCGCCCCGGCCAGCCCGAGATCCAGCTCGACCTGATCTCCGACTACGGCTCCAACTTCGCCCTCTACCCGGCCTTCCAGGAGTACTTCCGCACCAGTCAGGTCCCGCTGCTGGCGGTCTGGGGCGGCCACGACGAGATCTTCGTCCCGGCGGGCGCGCTCGCCTTCCGGCGCGACCTCCCGGGGGCGGAGATCCATCTCCTGCCCACGGGCCACTTCGCCCTGGAGACACACGCCGACCAGATCGCACGGCTCATGCGGGACTTCCTCGACCGGCACCTGACGACGGACCACGGCTGA
- a CDS encoding DUF5988 family protein: MSDRTKAFLEGGPGDLPERIVPIPPSGTDVKIEFRGGYEHFRATPRHADTRAGRLLVYEWWERTEFPG, from the coding sequence ATGAGCGACAGGACCAAGGCATTCCTCGAAGGCGGCCCGGGTGATCTGCCCGAACGGATCGTCCCGATCCCGCCCTCCGGAACGGATGTGAAGATCGAGTTTCGCGGCGGATACGAACACTTCAGGGCGACCCCACGCCACGCGGACACGCGCGCGGGCAGGCTGCTCGTGTACGAGTGGTGGGAGCGGACGGAGTTCCCCGGGTGA
- the pruA gene encoding L-glutamate gamma-semialdehyde dehydrogenase, with product MDAVTQVPTPVNEPVHGYAPGSPERARLEAKLRELAENPIDLPMTIGGERRMGGGERVDVVQPHNHKARIGTYANATQADAQDAVDAALAAAPAWRAMAFDDRAAIILRAAELLAGPWRETLAASTMLGQSKTAQQAEIDTPCELVDFWRFNVKYARDLLAEQPPANSPGVWNRLDHRPLEGFVYAITPFNFTAIAGNLPTAPALMGNVVVWKPSPTQTHAAVLLMQLLEEAGLPKGVINLVTGDGIEVSKVALEHRDLAGIHFTGSTKTFQYLWKTVGTNIEKYRSYPRLVGETGGKDFLVAHPSADRAVLKTALTRGSFEYQGQKCSATSRAYIPASIWNSGFKEEFAAEVDYLTMGDVTDLSNFVGAVIDERAFAKNKAAIDRAKADETCTIVAGGSYDDSVGYFVRPTVVECSDPENEIFKTEYFGPFLAVHVYEDDQYDEMLTQMESASDYALTGAVISNDRAAAAYTMDKLRYAAGNFYINDKSTGAVVGQQPFGGGRASGTNDKAGAPQNLMRWTLTRAIKETLVPPTDYGYPHMG from the coding sequence ATGGACGCTGTGACCCAGGTCCCCACCCCCGTCAACGAGCCGGTGCACGGCTACGCCCCCGGCTCTCCCGAGCGCGCCCGTCTGGAGGCCAAGCTCAGGGAGCTGGCCGAGAACCCGATCGACCTGCCGATGACCATCGGCGGCGAGCGGCGGATGGGCGGCGGCGAGCGTGTCGACGTCGTGCAGCCGCACAACCACAAGGCGCGCATCGGCACGTACGCGAACGCCACGCAGGCCGACGCCCAGGACGCCGTCGACGCCGCCCTGGCCGCCGCCCCGGCCTGGCGCGCGATGGCGTTCGACGACCGCGCCGCGATCATCCTGCGCGCCGCCGAGCTGCTGGCCGGACCCTGGCGCGAGACCCTCGCCGCGTCCACCATGCTCGGCCAGTCGAAGACCGCCCAGCAGGCCGAGATCGACACCCCGTGCGAGCTCGTCGACTTCTGGCGCTTCAACGTCAAGTACGCCCGTGACCTGCTCGCCGAGCAGCCCCCGGCCAACTCGCCGGGCGTCTGGAACCGCCTCGACCACCGCCCGCTCGAAGGCTTCGTCTACGCGATCACCCCGTTCAACTTCACGGCGATCGCGGGCAACCTGCCGACCGCGCCCGCGCTGATGGGCAACGTCGTCGTGTGGAAGCCGTCCCCGACGCAGACCCACGCCGCCGTGCTGCTGATGCAGCTCCTGGAGGAGGCGGGGCTGCCCAAGGGCGTCATCAACCTCGTCACCGGTGACGGCATCGAGGTGTCCAAGGTGGCCCTGGAGCACCGGGACCTCGCGGGCATCCACTTCACCGGTTCGACCAAGACCTTCCAGTACCTGTGGAAGACGGTCGGCACCAACATCGAGAAGTACCGCTCGTACCCGCGCCTGGTGGGCGAGACCGGCGGCAAGGACTTCCTGGTGGCCCACCCGTCGGCCGACCGCGCGGTCCTGAAGACGGCGCTCACCCGCGGTTCCTTCGAGTACCAGGGCCAGAAGTGCTCCGCGACCTCGCGCGCGTACATCCCGGCCTCCATCTGGAACTCCGGTTTCAAGGAGGAGTTCGCGGCCGAGGTCGACTACCTGACCATGGGTGACGTCACCGACCTGTCGAACTTCGTCGGCGCGGTCATCGACGAGCGCGCGTTCGCCAAGAACAAGGCGGCCATCGACCGCGCCAAGGCGGACGAGACCTGCACGATCGTCGCGGGCGGCTCGTACGACGACTCCGTCGGCTACTTCGTGCGCCCGACCGTCGTCGAGTGCTCGGACCCGGAGAACGAGATCTTCAAGACCGAGTACTTCGGTCCGTTCCTCGCCGTGCACGTCTACGAGGACGACCAGTACGACGAGATGCTGACCCAGATGGAGTCGGCCTCGGACTACGCGCTGACGGGCGCGGTCATCTCGAACGACCGCGCGGCGGCGGCGTACACGATGGACAAGCTCCGCTACGCGGCCGGCAACTTCTACATCAACGACAAGTCGACCGGCGCCGTCGTCGGCCAGCAGCCCTTCGGCGGCGGCCGTGCCTCGGGCACCAACGACAAGGCGGGCGCCCCGCAGAACCTGATGCGCTGGACGCTGACCCGCGCCATCAAGGAGACGCTGGTCCCGCCGACCGACTACGGCTACCCGCACATGGGCTGA
- a CDS encoding proline dehydrogenase family protein has translation MLGPVILAASRSDRMRRFVSAAPGTKQVVARFIAGETVDQVIPIVQDAVDKGLEVTLDVVGEDITTREQAFAARDAYLELIEHLKELDLGTKAEMSIKLSMFGQALEGGHELALANVRPVVEAAAAIGTTVTLDAEDHTTLDSMFAIHEELRKDFPQTGCVIQAYLFRTEADARRLADSGSRVRLVKGAYKEPAEVAYQQKAETDKAYVRILKILMEGEGYPMIGSHDPRLISIAQELARKAGRKLDEYEFQMLYGIRGEEHLRLAAEGHRMRVYTAYGTDWYGYFMRRLAEKPANLLFFARSILTKG, from the coding sequence GTGCTGGGTCCCGTGATTCTCGCCGCGTCGCGCAGCGACAGGATGCGCCGCTTTGTGTCGGCGGCCCCCGGCACCAAGCAGGTGGTCGCCCGCTTCATCGCCGGTGAGACCGTCGACCAGGTCATCCCGATCGTCCAGGACGCCGTCGACAAGGGGCTCGAAGTCACCCTCGACGTCGTCGGCGAGGACATCACCACCCGCGAGCAGGCCTTCGCCGCCCGGGACGCCTACCTGGAGCTCATCGAGCACCTCAAGGAGCTGGACCTCGGCACGAAGGCCGAGATGTCCATCAAGCTGTCCATGTTCGGACAGGCGCTGGAGGGCGGCCACGAGCTCGCCCTCGCCAATGTCCGCCCGGTCGTCGAGGCCGCCGCCGCCATCGGTACGACGGTCACGCTGGACGCCGAGGACCACACCACCCTCGACTCGATGTTCGCCATCCACGAGGAGCTGCGGAAGGACTTCCCGCAGACCGGCTGCGTCATCCAGGCCTACCTGTTCCGCACCGAGGCCGACGCCCGCCGCCTCGCCGACAGCGGCAGCCGCGTACGCCTGGTGAAGGGCGCCTACAAGGAGCCCGCCGAGGTCGCCTACCAGCAGAAGGCCGAGACCGACAAGGCGTACGTCCGCATCCTGAAGATCCTGATGGAGGGCGAGGGCTACCCGATGATCGGGTCCCACGACCCGCGCCTCATCTCCATCGCACAGGAGCTCGCCCGCAAGGCCGGGCGCAAGCTGGACGAGTACGAGTTCCAGATGCTCTACGGCATCCGCGGCGAGGAGCACCTGCGGCTCGCCGCCGAGGGCCACCGCATGCGCGTGTACACCGCGTACGGCACCGACTGGTACGGCTACTTCATGCGCCGCCTCGCGGAGAAGCCGGCCAACCTCCTCTTCTTCGCCCGCTCGATCCTCACCAAGGGCTGA
- a CDS encoding PucR family transcriptional regulator — protein MRENARVSGEYRGDYQELVDEISALLGAPATLENRDFELIAFGAYDSEGELDPSDLDPVRTRSILTRRSTTAVRTWFEGFGITRASGPVRIPPTPEAGVYRGRICLPVRHRGVVLGYVWLLDDDPGPTDTQLTAAMEVASRIGALLADEAQAGADLTRELRAVLTAERGWQREMAVAELRTALGPRGDGLHTVVCVAPWPSADPDDAPSARTVPGATALCTVPWGAAGQSLALLVRLRSADVLTPALTAASRFVREAEGAGAGTKPAAGVAEARVGLAELGAAWQEASAAARAVLAEPRLGPVAEWASIGPFRLLTSLPPEAAHDPAVRTLLTPAHRELARTAEVFLDRAGQAGRTAAELGIHRQTLYYRLSRVEQLTGLDLDDGEDRLLLHMALKGARL, from the coding sequence ATGAGGGAGAATGCCCGGGTGAGCGGCGAATACAGAGGCGACTACCAAGAGCTGGTCGATGAGATCTCGGCGCTGCTCGGCGCGCCCGCGACCCTGGAGAACCGGGACTTCGAGCTCATCGCCTTCGGCGCGTACGACAGCGAGGGGGAGCTCGACCCCTCGGACCTCGACCCCGTGCGCACCCGCTCGATCCTCACCCGCCGCTCCACCACGGCGGTCCGCACCTGGTTCGAGGGCTTCGGCATCACCCGCGCCTCCGGCCCGGTCCGTATCCCGCCGACCCCGGAGGCGGGGGTGTACCGGGGACGGATCTGTCTCCCCGTACGCCATCGGGGTGTCGTCCTCGGCTACGTCTGGCTGCTCGACGACGACCCCGGGCCCACCGACACCCAGCTGACCGCCGCCATGGAGGTCGCCTCCCGCATCGGCGCCCTGCTCGCCGACGAGGCCCAGGCCGGCGCGGACCTCACCCGCGAGCTGCGCGCCGTCCTCACCGCCGAGCGTGGCTGGCAGCGCGAGATGGCGGTCGCCGAACTGCGCACGGCGCTCGGCCCGCGCGGCGACGGCCTGCACACCGTCGTCTGCGTCGCCCCCTGGCCCTCGGCCGACCCGGACGACGCCCCTTCCGCCCGTACGGTGCCGGGGGCGACGGCGCTGTGCACGGTGCCGTGGGGTGCCGCCGGGCAGAGCCTCGCGCTGCTCGTACGGCTCCGCTCGGCGGACGTACTGACTCCGGCGCTGACGGCGGCTTCGCGGTTTGTACGGGAGGCGGAAGGGGCCGGCGCGGGAACGAAGCCGGCGGCCGGGGTCGCCGAGGCCCGCGTCGGCCTGGCCGAGCTGGGCGCCGCCTGGCAGGAGGCGTCCGCCGCCGCGCGCGCGGTGCTGGCCGAGCCGCGCCTCGGTCCGGTCGCCGAGTGGGCGTCCATCGGGCCCTTCCGGCTCCTGACGTCCCTGCCCCCGGAGGCCGCCCACGACCCCGCCGTACGGACCCTGTTGACCCCCGCCCACCGCGAACTCGCCCGCACCGCCGAGGTGTTCCTCGACCGCGCGGGCCAAGCGGGGCGCACGGCAGCCGAGTTGGGCATCCACCGCCAGACGCTCTACTACCGCCTCTCCCGCGTCGAACAGCTCACCGGCCTGGACCTGGACGACGGGGAGGACCGGCTGCTGCTGCACATGGCGTTGAAGGGGGCGCGGCTCTAA
- the pdxR gene encoding MocR-like pyridoxine biosynthesis transcription factor PdxR, producing MPPQWAGLSPELLLSVDRGSGEQLRAQLERQVRDAIRTGRLGAGERLPSSRELARELGLSRGLVQDCYAQLQAEGYLVTRVGSATRVAAGAHVPPAPPSAHPAAPRLIADFRHGVPDLGGFPLADWLWALREAGRAMPTTELDYGDPRGSSALREVIAGYLRRVRAAAADPERIVVCSGYAQGLGLALRSLARSGVRVVAYEDPGGPATATAAAEAVGLTAVPVPVDDDGIDVRALDATGARAVIVTPAHQWPTGVVLAPDRRLALIEWAMRRDAYVIEDDYDAEFRYDREPVGALQGLAADRVISLGTVSKSLAPALRIGWVLCPPVLTAPLTEAKRLTDRGSPALDQLALAQLIESGRYDRHLRRMRTRYATRRTALVSALAAHAPEVRLTGLAAGFHAVAHLAASADEQAVVIAARERSVGLYGMSPCRSTHATTPVQLVLGFGDVGERAIAEGIAAIGDLLGGPGTPAVRRAS from the coding sequence ATGCCTCCGCAGTGGGCCGGTCTGTCGCCCGAACTGCTCCTGTCCGTCGACCGGGGCAGCGGTGAGCAGCTGCGCGCGCAGCTCGAACGGCAGGTGCGCGACGCGATCCGCACCGGTCGGCTGGGCGCCGGCGAACGTCTCCCGTCCTCCCGTGAACTCGCCCGCGAGCTCGGCCTGTCGAGGGGCCTGGTCCAGGACTGCTACGCCCAACTCCAGGCGGAGGGCTACCTCGTGACGCGCGTCGGCTCCGCCACCCGGGTCGCGGCAGGCGCCCATGTGCCTCCCGCGCCCCCCTCCGCGCACCCGGCGGCCCCGCGCCTGATCGCCGACTTCCGGCACGGCGTACCGGACTTGGGCGGCTTCCCGCTCGCCGACTGGCTCTGGGCGCTGCGCGAGGCGGGCCGCGCCATGCCGACGACAGAGCTCGACTACGGCGATCCGCGCGGCAGTTCGGCCCTGCGCGAGGTCATCGCCGGGTATCTGCGCCGGGTGCGTGCCGCCGCGGCCGACCCCGAGCGGATCGTGGTCTGTTCCGGCTACGCGCAGGGCCTCGGGCTCGCGTTGCGCAGCCTGGCGCGGAGCGGTGTGCGGGTCGTGGCGTACGAGGACCCCGGCGGGCCCGCCACCGCGACGGCCGCCGCGGAGGCTGTCGGACTCACGGCGGTGCCCGTCCCGGTCGACGACGACGGCATCGACGTACGGGCGCTCGACGCGACCGGAGCACGGGCCGTGATCGTCACGCCCGCGCACCAATGGCCCACCGGAGTCGTCCTCGCCCCCGACCGCCGGCTCGCTCTCATCGAGTGGGCCATGCGACGGGACGCGTACGTCATCGAGGACGACTACGACGCCGAGTTCCGCTACGACCGCGAGCCCGTGGGCGCGCTCCAGGGGCTCGCCGCGGACCGGGTCATCTCCCTCGGCACCGTCAGCAAGTCCCTCGCCCCGGCCCTGCGCATCGGCTGGGTGCTCTGCCCGCCCGTGCTCACCGCCCCGCTCACGGAGGCCAAGCGCCTCACCGACCGCGGCTCCCCGGCCCTCGACCAGCTCGCCCTCGCGCAGCTGATCGAGTCCGGCCGCTACGACCGCCATCTGCGCCGCATGCGCACGCGCTACGCGACCCGGCGTACGGCTCTGGTCTCCGCCCTCGCCGCCCACGCCCCCGAGGTCCGGCTCACCGGCCTCGCCGCGGGGTTCCACGCCGTCGCCCACCTCGCGGCCTCCGCCGACGAACAGGCCGTTGTCATCGCGGCACGGGAACGGTCCGTCGGCCTCTACGGCATGAGCCCGTGCCGCTCCACGCACGCGACCACACCGGTCCAACTCGTGCTGGGCTTCGGCGACGTGGGGGAGCGGGCGATCGCGGAGGGCATCGCGGCGATCGGCGATCTGCTCGGCGGACCCGGAACTCCGGCGGTGCGCCGCGCGTCGTGA
- a CDS encoding MFS transporter: protein MTTPPQPPTPPTPPGTAPTAPAPAARPPLLTRPLMLRFVSMVGSLVSFFLLLSVVPRYATGSGAGLATGTLMLSTVLGELAAPRFVARYGYRVALVAGLSLLGAPALVLTVSHDLVWVAAVCLVRGLGFALTLVAGGALTASLIPAERRGEGLALVGVVSGVPSLIALPLGVWLAAHVGYTAVAVTAGVAALAAIVSVPGLPDRESTSGKPVGVVAGLRTGGLVRPAVVFATTALATGIVVTFLPLAVPAAHTGVVAVALFVQPAASTAARWLAGRHSDRHGSARLVLPALVLSSLGMLITALTSSPVAVLAGVTVFGIGFGTAQNATLTLMYARVPASGYGTVSALWNLAYDGGMGVGAVGFGALAGWTGYPSAFAVTAVLMLVALVPACRDRRAGSPRENH, encoded by the coding sequence ATGACGACTCCGCCGCAGCCCCCGACACCTCCGACGCCCCCAGGGACCGCGCCGACCGCGCCGGCACCCGCCGCCCGACCGCCGCTCCTCACCCGCCCGTTGATGCTCCGTTTCGTGAGCATGGTCGGCTCCTTGGTGAGCTTCTTCCTGCTCCTGTCGGTCGTCCCCCGCTACGCGACGGGGTCGGGCGCGGGCCTGGCCACCGGCACCCTGATGCTCTCCACGGTCCTCGGCGAACTGGCCGCTCCCCGCTTCGTCGCCCGCTATGGCTACCGCGTCGCGCTGGTCGCCGGGCTCTCCCTGCTCGGCGCACCCGCGCTCGTCCTGACCGTCTCCCACGACCTGGTGTGGGTCGCGGCGGTCTGTCTGGTCCGCGGCCTGGGCTTCGCGCTCACGCTCGTGGCGGGCGGCGCGCTCACCGCGTCGCTGATCCCGGCCGAGCGCCGCGGCGAGGGCCTGGCACTGGTGGGCGTCGTCTCCGGCGTGCCGTCGCTGATCGCCCTGCCGCTGGGCGTGTGGCTCGCCGCGCACGTGGGGTACACGGCCGTCGCCGTGACCGCGGGCGTCGCCGCGCTGGCCGCGATCGTCTCCGTACCGGGCCTGCCGGACCGGGAGTCGACGTCGGGCAAGCCGGTGGGCGTGGTGGCCGGCCTGCGCACCGGAGGTCTGGTCCGCCCTGCCGTCGTCTTCGCGACCACCGCGCTCGCGACCGGGATCGTCGTCACCTTCCTGCCGCTCGCCGTCCCCGCCGCGCACACGGGAGTCGTCGCCGTGGCCCTCTTCGTCCAGCCCGCCGCGTCGACCGCGGCCCGCTGGCTGGCGGGCCGTCACAGCGACCGGCACGGCTCCGCGCGTCTCGTGCTGCCCGCCCTGGTCCTCTCCTCCCTCGGCATGCTGATCACGGCGCTGACCTCCAGCCCGGTCGCCGTCCTCGCCGGAGTGACCGTCTTCGGCATCGGCTTCGGCACCGCCCAGAACGCCACGCTGACCCTGATGTACGCACGGGTCCCGGCCTCCGGATACGGCACCGTCAGCGCCCTGTGGAACCTCGCGTACGACGGCGGCATGGGCGTCGGCGCGGTCGGCTTCGGCGCGCTCGCCGGGTGGACGGGCTATCCGTCGGCGTTCGCCGTCACGGCCGTACTGATGCTGGTGGCACTGGTCCCGGCCTGCCGGGACCGGCGGGCGGGCAGCCCGAGGGAGAATCATTGA
- a CDS encoding TetR/AcrR family transcriptional regulator produces MGHREDLLEGAKRCLLEKGFVRTTARDIVKESKTNLASIGYHYGSKDALLAEAYVDLISNVGDTFDGFGGGAAAGEPGSLERFQEVWQNVTKSFVEARPIWMLTFEVITNADRLPTVREHLVKASDEGRRGIIPLLMGGSEADVDDETLRSLGGFYQTLLNGLCVQWLFDAESATNADQLTEGLRRVIDAAAKPGG; encoded by the coding sequence ATGGGACACCGTGAGGATCTGCTCGAAGGCGCCAAGCGCTGCCTGCTGGAAAAGGGGTTCGTGCGCACGACGGCGCGCGACATCGTGAAGGAGTCCAAGACGAACCTGGCGTCCATCGGCTACCACTACGGATCGAAGGACGCGCTGCTCGCGGAGGCGTACGTCGATCTGATCTCGAACGTCGGCGACACGTTCGACGGCTTCGGCGGGGGCGCGGCGGCAGGGGAGCCGGGCTCTCTCGAACGCTTCCAGGAGGTCTGGCAGAACGTCACCAAGTCCTTCGTGGAGGCTCGCCCGATCTGGATGCTCACCTTCGAGGTGATCACCAATGCCGACCGCCTGCCCACGGTCCGCGAGCACCTGGTGAAGGCCTCGGACGAGGGGCGCCGGGGCATCATCCCCCTGCTCATGGGCGGATCCGAGGCCGACGTCGACGACGAGACGCTGCGCTCGCTCGGCGGCTTCTACCAGACGCTGCTCAACGGGCTCTGCGTGCAATGGCTCTTCGACGCGGAGTCGGCGACGAACGCGGACCAGTTGACCGAGGGGCTGCGGCGAGTGATCGACGCGGCGGCGAAGCCGGGCGGCTGA